A genomic stretch from Kogia breviceps isolate mKogBre1 chromosome 1, mKogBre1 haplotype 1, whole genome shotgun sequence includes:
- the LRRC40 gene encoding leucine-rich repeat-containing protein 40 isoform X2 yields MSRLKGVAGRDPRAGFQAERRDHGASVPQGLLKTARKSGQLNLSGRNLSEVPQCVWRINVDIPEEANQNLSFSATERWWEQTDLTKLIISNNKLQSLTDDLRLLPALTVLDIHDNQLTSLPSAIRELENLQKLNVSHNKLKILPEEITNLRNLKGLYLQYNELTCIPRGFEQLSNLEDLDLSNNRLTTVPASFASLSSLLQLNLSSNQLKSLPAEISGMKRLKHLNCNSNLLETIPSELASMESLELLYLRRNKLRFLPEFPSCKLLKELHVGENQIEMLGAEHLKHLNSILVLDLRDNKLKSVPDEITLLQSLERLDLSNNDISSLPCSLGELHLKFLALEGNPLRTIRREIINKGTQEVLKYLRSRIKDDGPSQSDSVTETAMTLPSESRVNVHAIIALKILDYNDKQTTLIPDEVFDAVKSNIITSVNFSKNQLCEIPKRIVELKEMVSDVNLSFNKLSFISLELCMLQKLTFLDLRNNILNSLPEEMESLIRLQTINLSFNRFKILPEVLYRIPTLETILISNNQVGSVDPQKMKTMENLITLDLQNNDLLQIPPELGNCVNLRTLLLDGNPFRVPRAAILIKGTAAILEYLRDRIPT; encoded by the exons TGCCTCAGTGTGTTTGGAGAATAAATGTGGATATCCCTGAAGAAGCTAATCAGAATCTTTCATTCAGTGCTACTGAGCGATGGTGGGAACAGACAGATTTGACCAAACTAATCATATCCAACAATAAACTTCAGTCACTTACTGATGACCTCCGACTCCTTCCTGCACTGACTGTTCTTGAT aTACATGATAATCAGCTGACATCCCTTCCTTCTGCTATAAGAGAGTTAGAAAATCTTCAGAAACTTAATGTCAG CCATAACAAACTGAAAATACTCCCTGAAGAAATTACAAATCTAAGAAACCTGAAGGGCCTATATCTCCAGTATAATGAACTAACTTGCATACCAAGGGGATTTGAACAACTTTCCAACTTAGAAGATTTA gatCTTTCGAACAATCGTCTTACAACTGTTCCTGCTAGTTTTGCTTCTCTATCCAGCCTGCTGCAACTCAATCTTTCCAGTAATCAACTGAAGAGTTTGCCTGCAGAAATAAGTGGAATGAAAA GATTAAAGCATTTGAATTGTAATTCAAATCTCTTGGAAACTATACCTTCTGAATTGGCTAGCATGGAATCACTAGAATTGCTTTATTTGCGGAGGAATAAATTACGTTTTCTACCGGAATTTCCTTCTTGTAAATTATTAAAG GAACTACATGTAGGTGAAAACCAGATTGAAATGTTAGGGGCAGAGCACCTTAAGCATCTGAATTCTATCCTTGTGCTAGACCTGCGAGATAACAAGTTAAAATCTGTTCCAGATGAAATTACACTCTTGCAATCTTTGGAAAGGCTAGACCTAAGCAACAATGATATTAGTAG TCTGCCCTGTTCATTGGGAGAACTTCATTTGAAATTCCTGGCACTAGAAGGAAATCCTTTGAGAACGATTCGAAGAGAAATTATAAAT AAAGGAACCCAAGAAGTCTTAAAATATCTACGAAGCAGGATTAAAG ATGATGGACCTAGCCAAAGTGATTCTGTTACTGAGACTGCCATGACACTACCAAGTGAATCTAGAGTCAATGTACACGCCATCATCGCATTAAAAATATTAGACTATAA TGATAAACAAACAACTTTGATTCCTGATGAAGTGTTTGATGCAGTAAAAAGTAACATTATCACTTCTGTTAACTTCAGTAAGAATCAGCTATGTGAAATTCCCAAAAG gATTGTGGAACTGAAGGAAATGGTTTCTGATGTCAATCTCAGTTTTAATAAGCTTTCCTTTATATCCTTGGAATTATGTATGCttcaaaaattaacttttttagaTCTCAG aaataatattttaaattctttgccTGAAGAAATGGAATCATTGATAAGACTACAAACAATCAACCTTTCCTTTAATAG GTTCAAAATACTACCTGAAGTTCTGTATAGAATTCCCACACTTGAAACAATTTTGATTAGTAACAATCAGGTTGGATCTGTGGACCCTCAGAAAATGAAGACAATGGAAAATCTGATTACATTGGACCTTCAAAATAATGACCTCCTACAAATTCCACCAGAGCTCGGGAATTGTGTGAACTTAAG GACATTGCTACTAGATGGAAATCCGTTCCGTGTTCCTAGAGCAGCCATATTAATAAAAGGAACAGCTGCTATTCTGGAATATTTGAGAGACCGAATTCCTACTTAG